A single Tenacibaculum sp. Bg11-29 DNA region contains:
- a CDS encoding linear amide C-N hydrolase encodes MCTNILLKSKNGDAVISARTMDFGGDFITKLHKIPRSEKYYDILFNNETEFTKFKKEFEITEWENAYGYLSTHAYFKVEKWEFEIPTCMDGMNEKGLSGATLWMPCADYPKPNITKKNILSIHLVAYILATCATVNDVVDKLEGVNVINFSTSLNKFIPQHFVFSDSKGKSLIVEFKGGKMITHQPTNGVLTNYPFYDKQLINLKKYDDLTFENKEYTYCENDSSKCSQDTNGSGMSGKIEHNGLPGDATPKSRFVRASKFSEVNFEATNSQDAVTHIQQLIQTLQVPVGTIVPNKNNCGNKNENKNKWDMKNGYDHTKWCVIREHNSFGKINYYYYTNDNPTLQKISLDKIDWEKDSNPIDFEANNKTWYAETNFSS; translated from the coding sequence ATGTGCACAAACATATTATTAAAATCAAAAAATGGAGATGCAGTAATATCTGCGAGAACGATGGATTTTGGAGGTGATTTTATCACTAAACTCCATAAAATACCAAGAAGTGAAAAATATTATGATATTTTGTTTAATAATGAAACAGAGTTTACAAAATTTAAGAAAGAATTTGAAATAACAGAATGGGAAAATGCCTATGGTTATCTTAGTACACACGCATATTTTAAGGTAGAGAAATGGGAATTTGAAATTCCAACCTGCATGGACGGAATGAATGAGAAAGGATTATCTGGAGCAACACTATGGATGCCATGTGCAGATTACCCTAAGCCAAATATTACTAAAAAGAATATTTTATCTATTCATTTGGTCGCTTATATATTGGCAACATGTGCTACCGTAAATGATGTCGTTGATAAACTGGAAGGTGTTAATGTTATTAATTTTTCAACTTCATTAAATAAGTTTATACCCCAGCATTTTGTATTTTCAGATTCAAAAGGAAAAAGCCTTATAGTAGAGTTTAAAGGTGGTAAGATGATAACTCATCAACCTACAAACGGAGTACTTACAAATTATCCTTTTTATGACAAACAACTTATTAATTTAAAAAAGTATGATGATTTAACTTTTGAAAATAAAGAGTACACTTATTGTGAAAATGATTCATCTAAATGTTCTCAAGATACTAATGGGAGTGGGATGTCTGGTAAAATTGAACATAATGGTTTACCAGGTGATGCTACACCTAAATCACGATTTGTTAGAGCCTCTAAATTTTCAGAAGTAAATTTTGAAGCTACTAACTCGCAAGATGCTGTAACACATATACAGCAACTTATACAAACATTACAAGTTCCTGTAGGAACTATTGTTCCCAATAAGAATAATTGTGGGAATAAGAATGAAAATAAGAATAAATGGGATATGAAAAATGGTTATGATCACACAAAATGGTGTGTAATAAGGGAGCATAATAGTTTTGGTAAAATTAATTATTACTATTATACAAATGATAATCCTACATTACAAAAGATTAGTTTAGATAAGATAGATTGGGAAAAAGATTCTAACCCAATTGATTTTGAAGCAAATAATAAAACTTGGTATGCTGAGACTAATTTTAGTTCATAG
- a CDS encoding DUF4212 domain-containing protein: MSEKQNNATAYWKENLKYLAILLAIWFVVSFGFGILLVDQLNTIKIGGFKLGFWFAQQGSIYVFVVLIFVYIRLMNKLDKKYGVDE, encoded by the coding sequence ATGTCTGAAAAACAAAATAACGCAACAGCGTACTGGAAGGAAAACTTAAAATACTTAGCCATTTTATTAGCTATCTGGTTTGTGGTTTCCTTCGGATTTGGAATATTGCTAGTTGATCAGTTAAACACTATTAAAATAGGAGGGTTTAAATTAGGATTCTGGTTTGCGCAACAAGGGTCTATTTATGTATTTGTTGTGCTCATATTCGTCTATATAAGATTGATGAATAAGTTGGATAAAAAATATGGAGTTGACGAATAA
- a CDS encoding DNA alkylation repair protein, which produces MSELFKNIYNETFFSRFTTSITAVIPDFDSKYFLKEVYNNEWESKELKQRMRHITHVLKNNLTNDFKDNVEIILKLIPALEKNGFKPNNLEFIFFPDFIEIYGIDDFDTSVNAFEVITQFVSCEFAVRPFIIHYPKTMLQQMLDWSNHKQSMVRRLATEGCRPRLPWAMAIPFLKENPEPIIPILENLKNDVSENVRRSVANNLNDISKDNPTIVIYLVKKWKNTTKESVSLTKHACRTLLKQGNLEVMELFGFGDIDKIKITDFKITTPIVSIGGALEFLFNIENINNTASKIRLEYGLYYQKANSSLSKKVFKISEKEYSGNSTTIVRRKQSFKVITTRKFHIGKHQLSIIINGVEFEKIDFELTA; this is translated from the coding sequence ATGTCAGAATTATTTAAGAACATTTACAATGAAACATTCTTTAGTCGATTTACCACCTCTATTACAGCGGTTATTCCTGATTTTGATTCCAAATATTTTTTGAAAGAGGTTTACAATAATGAATGGGAAAGCAAAGAGCTAAAGCAACGAATGAGACATATTACGCATGTGCTCAAAAATAATTTAACAAACGATTTTAAAGATAATGTTGAAATCATACTAAAACTTATTCCTGCATTAGAAAAAAATGGTTTTAAACCAAATAACTTAGAATTCATATTCTTTCCTGATTTCATAGAGATTTATGGAATAGATGATTTTGATACTTCCGTTAATGCTTTTGAAGTTATTACTCAGTTTGTAAGTTGTGAATTTGCGGTTAGACCTTTTATTATTCACTACCCTAAAACAATGCTACAACAGATGCTTGATTGGTCTAACCACAAACAATCTATGGTTAGGCGACTTGCCACAGAAGGCTGTAGACCAAGACTTCCATGGGCAATGGCAATTCCGTTTTTAAAAGAAAATCCAGAACCGATAATTCCTATTCTTGAAAACTTAAAGAATGATGTTTCAGAAAATGTTAGAAGAAGTGTTGCAAATAACCTAAATGATATTTCAAAAGACAATCCTACAATAGTAATTTACCTTGTTAAAAAATGGAAAAACACAACAAAAGAATCAGTTTCTTTGACTAAACACGCCTGTAGAACTCTTTTAAAACAAGGTAATTTAGAAGTAATGGAATTATTTGGTTTTGGAGATATTGATAAAATAAAAATAACCGATTTTAAAATTACTACGCCAATAGTTTCCATTGGTGGTGCTTTAGAATTTTTATTCAATATTGAAAACATCAATAATACAGCATCAAAAATAAGATTAGAATATGGTCTTTATTATCAAAAGGCTAATAGCTCTCTTTCAAAAAAAGTATTTAAAATAAGCGAAAAAGAATATTCAGGAAATTCAACAACAATTGTTCGGCGAAAACAATCTTTTAAAGTAATTACTACTCGAAAATTTCACATTGGTAAGCATCAGTTATCTATTATTATAAATGGAGTAGAATTTGAGAAAATAGATTTTGAGTTGACTGCATAA
- a CDS encoding helix-turn-helix domain-containing protein, producing MKIDVCPNCNSDHKIKSGIVNDRQRYKCKKCNYFFTVNKIGKKIDDYYVNKSLQLYLEGLTYREIERILGISHVSVMNWVKKYNIKRPNSANYHPTYKILNAAELGYYFKNSENIKGAGVIVTELGDKFMLIKWERFKD from the coding sequence ATGAAAATAGATGTTTGTCCAAATTGTAATTCTGATCATAAAATTAAAAGCGGAATTGTTAATGATAGACAGCGTTATAAGTGTAAAAAATGCAATTATTTCTTTACTGTAAATAAGATAGGTAAGAAGATTGACGACTATTATGTAAACAAATCACTTCAATTGTATTTAGAGGGTTTAACTTACCGTGAAATCGAACGTATTTTAGGAATTTCTCATGTAAGCGTTATGAACTGGGTAAAGAAATATAATATCAAACGTCCCAATAGTGCTAATTATCACCCAACGTATAAAATTTTAAATGCTGCTGAGCTTGGTTATTATTTTAAAAATTCCGAAAATATTAAGGGCGCAGGTGTAATTGTTACTGAGTTAGGAGATAAATTTATGCTTATTAAATGGGAGCGTTTTAAAGATTAA
- a CDS encoding sodium:solute symporter family protein, protein MGLLTWTWILVGITFALYIGIAIWARAGSSKEFYVAGGGVHPIVNGMATAADWMSAASFISLAGIVSFGGYDGSVYLMGWTGGYVLLALLLAPYLRKFGKFTVPDFIGDRYYSNVARIVAVIAALIVSFTYVAGQMRGVGIVFSRYLEVDIETGVYIGMTIVLFYAVLGGMKGITYTQVAQYCVLIFAFMVPAIYISFEMTGSLIPQIGFGGAGEDGVYLLDKLDSLHAELGFSEYTTGSKSMIDVFAITLALMAGTAGLPHVIVRFFTVPKVKDARKSAGWALLFIAIMYTTVPAVAVFARVNLIETVSNEKYEELPEWFGNWEKTGLLGFEDKNNDGVVQYVADKVTNELTIDRDIMVLANPEIAKLPNWVIALVGAGGLAAALSTAAGLLLVIASSISHDLFKKILMPKISEKGELVAARLAAAVAVVIAGYFGINPPGFVAAVVALAFGLAAASFFPAIVLGIFDKRMNKEGAIAGMVIGLSLMLLYMLKFKFGIFDGGKSAVAGLKSSWWFGISPEGFGTVAMFVNFVISVVISRMTPAPPESVQEIVENIRIPSGAGEASDH, encoded by the coding sequence ATGGGACTATTAACTTGGACCTGGATACTCGTAGGAATCACTTTTGCACTTTATATTGGAATTGCAATTTGGGCCAGAGCAGGATCATCAAAAGAATTTTATGTAGCAGGTGGTGGCGTACACCCCATTGTTAACGGTATGGCAACTGCTGCCGATTGGATGTCTGCAGCATCATTTATATCACTAGCAGGTATTGTATCCTTTGGAGGCTACGATGGCTCTGTGTACTTAATGGGATGGACAGGAGGATATGTGCTTTTGGCATTGTTACTCGCACCGTATTTAAGGAAATTTGGAAAATTTACAGTGCCCGATTTTATTGGAGATAGGTACTATTCTAATGTAGCACGTATTGTTGCTGTAATTGCTGCCCTAATTGTATCATTTACATATGTAGCTGGTCAAATGAGAGGGGTAGGAATTGTATTCTCTCGTTATTTAGAAGTAGATATTGAAACAGGTGTTTATATTGGTATGACAATCGTACTTTTTTATGCTGTATTGGGAGGTATGAAAGGAATTACCTACACACAAGTAGCACAATACTGTGTACTTATTTTTGCTTTTATGGTACCTGCTATTTATATTTCGTTTGAAATGACAGGAAGTCTTATACCTCAAATAGGATTTGGAGGGGCAGGAGAAGATGGAGTTTATTTATTAGATAAGTTGGATAGTTTACATGCCGAACTTGGGTTTAGTGAATATACTACAGGAAGCAAATCGATGATAGACGTCTTTGCGATAACATTAGCTTTAATGGCAGGTACAGCTGGGTTACCTCACGTTATTGTTCGTTTTTTTACGGTACCTAAAGTTAAAGATGCACGAAAATCTGCTGGTTGGGCTTTACTTTTTATTGCAATAATGTATACAACGGTTCCGGCGGTAGCAGTATTTGCAAGAGTAAATCTTATAGAAACGGTAAGTAATGAAAAATATGAAGAATTACCAGAATGGTTTGGTAATTGGGAAAAGACAGGATTATTAGGTTTTGAAGATAAAAATAATGATGGTGTAGTTCAATATGTTGCTGATAAAGTAACGAATGAATTAACAATAGATCGAGACATTATGGTGCTCGCAAATCCAGAAATAGCAAAACTACCTAATTGGGTAATCGCGCTGGTAGGTGCTGGTGGTTTAGCAGCTGCATTATCTACAGCAGCAGGATTGCTATTAGTAATTGCATCTTCAATTTCTCATGATTTATTTAAGAAAATATTAATGCCAAAAATTAGTGAAAAAGGGGAGCTTGTTGCTGCACGTTTAGCAGCAGCTGTAGCAGTTGTAATTGCTGGGTACTTCGGTATAAATCCACCAGGATTTGTCGCCGCCGTCGTCGCCTTGGCCTTTGGTCTCGCGGCTGCCTCCTTTTTTCCTGCCATTGTACTGGGTATATTTGATAAACGTATGAATAAAGAAGGTGCTATTGCTGGTATGGTTATAGGGTTAAGTTTAATGTTACTTTATATGTTAAAGTTCAAGTTCGGAATTTTTGATGGAGGTAAATCTGCTGTAGCTGGTTTAAAATCTAGCTGGTGGTTTGGGATTTCTCCCGAAGGATTTGGTACCGTTGCCATGTTTGTAAACTTTGTAATATCTGTAGTTATCTCAAGAATGACACCTGCACCACCAGAAAGTGTTCAAGAAATTGTAGAAAACATTAGAATACCTTCCGGAGCAGGAGAAGCTTCTGATCATTAA